The window TCCGGCTCGACGCGGGCGCCGGCTGCGCGGGCTCGACCCGTACGTGGCGGCGCTGGCGGGCACCGTCCTGCTCGCCACCTTGCTTCCCGCCACCGGTCGGGCCGCCCGGGGGGCCGAGCTGGCCTGCGACCTCGCGGTCGGGTTGCTCTTCTTCCTGTACGGGGCCCGGCTCTCCGCCCGCGAGACGCTGGCCGGGCTGCGCCACCTCCGGCTGCACGGCCTGGTCCTGGCCTGCACCTTCGTCCTCCTCCCCCTGCTCGGGCTCGCCACCGCCGCCCTGACACCCCGTCCGCTCACCGAGCAGCTGCAGACCGGCGTGCTGTTCCTCTGCCTCGTCCCGTCGACGGTGCAGTCCTCGGTGGCGCTCACCGGCGCCGCTCGCGGCAACGTCCCGGCTGCCATCTGCGCGGGCACCTACTCCAGCCTCGCCGGCCTGCTCCTCACGCCGCTGCTGGCCGCCTGGTTGCTGGGCGCCCACACCGCCCTGTCCGCCGACGGCCTGCTGCGGATCGGTGCGCAACTGCTCGCGCCGTTCCTCCTCGGGCAGGCGCTGCGCCCGAGGATCGGCGGGTTCCTCACCAGGCACAAACGCCTCCTCACCCCGGTGGACCGGGGCTCGATCCTGCTCGTCGTCTACACCGCCTTCAGCGCGGCGGTGGCGCAGGGCATCTGGAGCCTGACCACCCCCACCGCCCTGCTCGGCCTGCTGGCGGTGCTGCTCGCCCTACTCGCCACCACCCTCGCCCTCACCGGGCTCGGCGCCCGCCTGCTGGGGCTCGACCGGGCGTCCGGCATCGCGGCCGTCCTCTGCGGCTCACAGAAGAGCCTGGCGAACGGCCTGCCGATGGCGACCGTCCTGTTCGGACCGCAGGCCGGGCTGCTGGTGATGCCGTTGATGGTGTATCACCAGCTCCAGCTGATCGCCGGCACGCTCCTCGCCGGCCGCTGGTCACGGGCGCCGGACCCTTCCGAGGAGGAGCCGGCCGCCGGCGGCGGGGAGAGCGGCGTCCACGCCGAGTGGGAGTCGGAGGCCGCGGTGTCCGGTGGCGAGGAACCGCTCCCGGTCGGCCGGTCGCAGGACTGACCGGTCCGCCGAGCGCTGCCCGAGAACGTCCACCCGGCCCACCGGAACCACCGGGCGCGAGCACGGAACTCCCCCCGAGCGGCCCTGGCCAGCAGGTCGGGGCCGCTCCTCGCCCGGCCGTACATGGTGGAAACACTCCAAGATCGTCTCGCGATCATTGTTCCTGGCAGGGCCCACGGCCCGCATGCGACCTGGAACAGACTGGCAGGGCGCGGTGGCCCGGTCGGCCGCCGCGCTCCTGTCACGGCCGACCCAAGGACTGCCATCGTGAACGAGCGTGTTCTCACTCCCCGCAACCGGGGTTTCCTCTTTCTCGACTCCCACCCGGCCGGGTGCGGGCGGTTGGTGGCCGACATGTGGCAGGCCTGCCCCGCCCCGGCCGCTCCGCCGGAGGGCGACGGGCCGGTGGCGCTGGTCATCGGTTCCTCCGCCGGGTACGGTCTGGCGGCCACGCTCGCCGGTCTCAAGCGGGCGGGTATCCGCGGTATCGGTGTGTCCTTCGAGAAGGCCCCCACCGCACGCCGCACTGCGACGGCCGGCTGGTACCGCACCGCCGCCACCGCCGACCTGGCCCGCGCCGCCGGGCGGGACATGGTCTTCCTCAACGGTGACGCGTTCTCCGACGCGATGAAGGAGCAGGTCGCCGATCTCGTCGAGCAGCGGTTCGGCGGCCGACTGGACCACCTGATCTACTCGGTGGCCGCGCCCCGGCGTACCGACCCGGAGACCGGCGCCACCTACGCCTCGGTCCTCAAGCCGATCGGCGGGGTGAACCGCACCAAGACCCTGGTCTTCGACGAGGACGGCGTGCCCGAGGTCCGCGAGGTCGAGACCGGGCCGGCCGAGGGCGACGACGTGGCACAGACCGTGGCCGTGATGGGCGGCGCCGACTGGGAACGGTGGATCGACCACCTCGCCGGGCGGGGGCTGCTCGCCGAGGGGTTCAGCACCGCCGCGCTCTCCTACATCGGCTCGTCGCTGACGGCGGCGATCTACCGGCAGGGCACCATCGGCGCGGCCAAGGCCCACCTGGAGGCCACCGCCCGGACCCTCGACGCACGGCTCGGCAGGACGGTGGGCGGGCGGGCCGTGACCTCCGTCAACGGCGCCGCCGTCACCCAGTCCTCCACCGCGATCCCCGGCATCGCCCTCTACACCGGCCTGCTGCGCGGCGTCCTCGGGGGCGGCCTCGTCCCGCCGATCCACCAGCTCGCCGCCCTGTGGGACCAGGTCACCGGCACCGCCCCGCTCGCCCTGGACGACGAGGGCCGGGTCCGCCTGGACACCTTCGAACTGACCGACGACGTCCAGGCCGCCGTCGCGGCCCGCTGGGAGAGCGCCACCACGGCGACCATCGCCGACCTGGCCGACCTCGACTGGTTCCGCGCCGAGGTCCGCCGCCTCTACGGCTTCTCGGTGCCCGGCATCGACTACACCGCCCCGGTCGCCACCGCCATCCCCTGGCCCGACCACACCTCCTGAGGAATGCCCCCCGGCCGGGACGGGCGGGCTGCCGCAGGCCCCGCCGGGGTGGTCCGCCCGGCCTCCGGGGCGAGGTGCGGGCCGCGGGCGCGGCTCAGCGGACGTAGTAGGGCCGGTTGTGCGCGGCGACCGGCGGGGACTGGTAGGTCCAGACACCGGCGGCGGGCGCCGTCCCGATCAGGCGGTCGAGGTCGGCGACCGCCTCGTCGGCCGACTCGGCCCCGCCGGCGCCCACCGGCCGCTCGCCGAGGGTGAGCCGGACCCGCTCCGCGGTGCGGTCGTCCAGCGCGTAGAACCGGTAGGTGTCATGGACGTCGAGCGGCCCGGCCAGCAGCCGGCCCTCCTCGTCGGTGCCGTAGCCGGTGATCGGCGTGTTGTTGACCGCCTCGGGCGTGAGGCCCACCAGGTCGGCCTCGACGGCGAACAGTTCGCCGTCCTCGCGGCTCAGCCCGTCCGGACCGAGCGCGGCGCGGCGGCAGGAGACCGACCAGCGCTCGCGCACGGACGCGGCGTTGAGCGAGGGCAGCTCCGCCTCGAACCAGCCGGGCCGCTTCGGCTCGGCGTAGAGCCTGCGGCCCGCGTCGATGGCGAGCGGGTTGTCGCAGAGGACGTGCATCCGGGCGATCCCGAGCAGCTTGGTCTGGTCGTAACCGCGGCTGTACTGGCCGTAGTTCAGCTCGGGGAGGCGGTCCTCGGCGAACGCGGGGTGGGCGATGACGTTGATCTCCACCTCCTGGGTGATCCCGCCGCCGCCCGGGTACTGCGCGAAGTAGAGCTGGTAGTTCAGCGAGACGCAGGCCATGCCGTCGAACAGGGCGACGGCCAGGCCCGGGTGGCGCTTGGCGAGCAGGTCGCGGCACGGGCCCGGGGAGACCAGGTAGTCCACCCCGATGTTGTGCAGCGCGCCGTAGTGGAACGGCAGGTGGTAGGGCTCGGGGACGGGCGGGAGCGGGAGCGCGGTCATCGGGACTCCGTCGGTCGTCGGGCGGGCACGGGCAGGTCTACCGGCGCGGCAGGTGCGGCAGGCACCGCAGGCGCCACCGGTGCGGCTGGTTCGGCGATCGTCACCGGTCCGTGCAGCGCCAGCAGGTCGCGGTGGATCCGGTCGGCGCTGCGCAGCGCGAGCGCCGCCATGGTGAGTGAGGGGTTGGAGGTGCCGAGCGAGGGCATCGATCCGCAGCCGACGGCGTAGAGGTTGGGGTGGTCCCAGCAGCGCTGCCACTGGTCGACGACGGAGTCGGTCGGCGAGTCGCCCATGAGGTGCGTGCCGCCGGCGTGGCCCGCCCCCCGGTAGGCGTACGGGCGGCCCTCGTGTTCGAGTCGGCCGGGCCAGCGCGGCCCGGCCTCGTAACGGGTGTGGTCCTCGGCGCCGAGCAGCGCGAACAGCTGGTCGGAGACGGCGCGGGCCGAGGCCATGCCGCGCCGCACGTACGGCGAGAGGTCGTAGTGCAGGGCGGGGCGCGGCAGCCCCAGCCGGTCCCGGCGGTCCGGGTCGAGGGTGACGCGGTTGGCCGGGTCGGCGGGCTGCTCCAGCTCGAACTGGAGGGCGAACTGCCGGCCGAGCCGGTCGCCCAGCCGCTCCCTCAGCTCCTTCCCGCGCACTCCGGCGGCCAGCAGTTCGGCCAGCTCGACCTGCGGCGGGCCGGCGGCCCAGGACCAGCCCCAGTTGCCGATCTCGACCCGGAACGGCGCGCGGCGGGTGCGGCCGCCCCCGAAGCGGAACGCCTCCAGCCCGCTGGTCGACCCCGGGCCGCGGTAGGGGCCGACGGGGTCCGGCATGAG of the Kitasatospora sp. NBC_01246 genome contains:
- a CDS encoding bile acid:sodium symporter family protein, producing the protein MAAPPGPGPARRGRRLRGLDPYVAALAGTVLLATLLPATGRAARGAELACDLAVGLLFFLYGARLSARETLAGLRHLRLHGLVLACTFVLLPLLGLATAALTPRPLTEQLQTGVLFLCLVPSTVQSSVALTGAARGNVPAAICAGTYSSLAGLLLTPLLAAWLLGAHTALSADGLLRIGAQLLAPFLLGQALRPRIGGFLTRHKRLLTPVDRGSILLVVYTAFSAAVAQGIWSLTTPTALLGLLAVLLALLATTLALTGLGARLLGLDRASGIAAVLCGSQKSLANGLPMATVLFGPQAGLLVMPLMVYHQLQLIAGTLLAGRWSRAPDPSEEEPAAGGGESGVHAEWESEAAVSGGEEPLPVGRSQD
- the fabV gene encoding enoyl-[acyl-carrier-protein] reductase FabV, which encodes MNERVLTPRNRGFLFLDSHPAGCGRLVADMWQACPAPAAPPEGDGPVALVIGSSAGYGLAATLAGLKRAGIRGIGVSFEKAPTARRTATAGWYRTAATADLARAAGRDMVFLNGDAFSDAMKEQVADLVEQRFGGRLDHLIYSVAAPRRTDPETGATYASVLKPIGGVNRTKTLVFDEDGVPEVREVETGPAEGDDVAQTVAVMGGADWERWIDHLAGRGLLAEGFSTAALSYIGSSLTAAIYRQGTIGAAKAHLEATARTLDARLGRTVGGRAVTSVNGAAVTQSSTAIPGIALYTGLLRGVLGGGLVPPIHQLAALWDQVTGTAPLALDDEGRVRLDTFELTDDVQAAVAARWESATTATIADLADLDWFRAEVRRLYGFSVPGIDYTAPVATAIPWPDHTS